AGCCATAACCTAATCCTTCTCTCCCTTGATAAGATACTAAGTAAAggaagctttttttttttttttttttttttttctttttttccattttaccAAGTAGAGATGATGATAAGCTTTTTGACTGGCATAAAACATACAGGCGTTTTTCCTCCTCTAACTGTTGTTTCCTTTCTCGCTCCAATTCCTCTTCATAACGCTTCTGCTTCATTCGCTGTCGTCCATCTGACATGGATTTGAGTAACAgctgtttctttttttcaactAGCTATCAACAAAGCACACCCACAAGTACATGGTCAATATCACATCGCACAGAGAACAACTTGATAAGCTAATAGATACAAAACTGACCTGTTCAGGGGAGAGCATGTCATCAGGGATGTTTATAAGAGAATACTTTTCATTAATGCCAGAGTCAGCTTTTTCGGTTTCAGCTTGTTCACTCTTTGGTTCACCTTTTGCTTTACGTAAAGATTGAGTAACTTTAATGCGGGCAGATTCTATCTCCTGCCTAGAGACATAACCAGTCTCTGCTAGGAAAGATGGAATATCACTGTCTTCAACTTGTTCAAGCTGTTTTAGAAGAAATTCCAAACCATGCAATTCATTTTCCAATTCGTTTATTCTAGAGGACCTCTTTGCCTCTGCCATTTCACGTAATCTTTGACCCTGTCTCTCTCTTATTGCTGCCTTTCTAGCAATCTCTTCTTCAGAAGGAGGCTCCTCCGTAGGGGGTGGAACCCAAGGGAGCTGCCAACATCTGGTTTTTTCTTTAGCCTCCTTAGATTTTTTCTGTCAAACCATTAATGAAGTAAAATCTTAGAAACGGATAAATAGTTTATAAACTTAGACTGAAAAGAAGAGCCTTTCCTTACCTGAAAAAGTCGAACTTCAGAAGCATAATCTGGTGCAATATAACAATGTTCCATCTTCAGGTCGTCAACCTTTTCCCATGTAAATCTAGCCCTGCATTGAGAATTTTAAAAGACTAAGAAATACTACGTCTTTAACAGAAGGGTTAATATGATAGCAGAGCAAGGATAATTTATACTCACATATGATAAGGATATTTAAGTGAAAGAAGTTGTTTTAAATAATCAGTCACATGGAACCCACCAACATTGGTTCGGCAACATCCTTTATATATAGGCTCCCCATCTACAAACTGGAAATATAGAgatgtgaaaaaattattattaagagTTATAACACTTCATACACCTGATAAGGTTATCTAAATCAGCAACTATGCAATAAAGCAGAATGgtcattgaattttatttaaatagtttgaTGAATACTTTTCCAATTTATTCAACGGTATTCTTATACATGGTTTTTTCCCCATAGAAGGAAACAGCCTTCATAAAATAAGGTGGGAACATATTTTAGCTTAAAAACTGTTCACACCATCTTTTATAAAGAGATGAAAAATTGTGTTAAGCCATTCATCTTtcgaattttaaatattttagaagtggAATGGAAGGAAATTACCGATTCCTAAATCTTCCTGGAAAAAATTATACAGATcaacaatattattaatgaCAGAGAACAGAAAGTCTGATAGCAGCACAGCAAGTGAGGtccaatttaaaaaagatataactTTTACTTGGCAAAAGGCACACATGTCCGCAATTTTTTCATCTTATACACCCCTCCTACATAGAGGGTCATCGAATGCTCAAAAGTAAGCAATCAGACTAAAGAATTACGATATAAATGTGATCTACAACGTCAACGAATGATAAGTTATTTCCTTTGCATAAATATCCATAAATATCACATAAAGCATACCGGAATCACATGAGTCGTATTGAATCCAGGACACAAAGCAAGGCCATCTTTATTACAAACACCATGttgttgattatatttgtaGCTGAATGCCGCATCAACACCAAAGGCTGCCATAACAGAGAAGCATAAATATCTAGTATAGAGTAGCAAAAAATATGTGTCCATGATTAGGTCCAAACTAGTAACTACTATGTGACAAGATGTCAAATGCGGTCTAGATGGACATAATTCGAAATTCGTTTTTCACTAAAGACTTGCCTTGGCGGAAAGATTGGGCATTAGACAACAGGCAAGCCAACATTCCAGTTCCTACATAGACTACTTGGAAAAaactattctttttctttttgttaggATTAATAAAGTATTGGTACCTATAGATGGAACTCCATATGTCTCAAAAAGAAGTTCTGCCATTTTACTACGAGACTGAATTGGGTTGCATACACATTCAGTGATCAGGACAGGATGATCAATCTGCTCCGACATTAAAcataaagatagaaaagagtgagttaaataatttaaaatgtcaaagtttgaaaagagaaaaaattgtaCTCATCAAATCAAGGAACTCCTAGTTAAACTACAGAGACCAATAAGTTTACTAACATACCAAAAGTAGTAGTGGTGGTTTATTGAAGTTTAAAATGTCATcacaaaagaaataacaaacaaaatgctaagggaagaaaaatgaaaaatgctaTTCCTGTAATGGACATACCTCTGATCCTGTTGCTCCCAACCGGTCAAATCCAAAGTCCAAAATctataaatgaaagaaaattatagtaACACATCAATTTATCCATTGTCTCAAACCAGGAAAATAGTTCCTGCATATAATATATACTAGGAAAAGGAACCTTAGTATTGCCTAGTGCAAGGCACCACTATGCTAGAGATTATCCCAGGTTATTATCAATATGTAATTGTAAGACCTTGAAAAGCTGAGGTTCATATTCTAGgcaaaaaaagaagaattttgGACATGTTCAAACAATATATACTTTTAGCAATATTAACACAATTTAAAACCTAGAATCCATACAGAGGAAAACAGAGTATATTTTGGAATTTGGATACTTTCACTAAACATTTTAGAATAGAGTATCCCAAGGCTTGAATACACTAATCCTTAGGAGTTACTGCTTATACTGGTGTCCAATTTGCACAAATCAACAACTAAACAAAGATATCTCATCAGTTCTCATATAGCAATAACAAAAGTATAACCTATGATTCTAACATGCAGCTTCCCAAATAGACCATTTCCTGAAATAGAAATGCAACTTCACGTGCATATAACACCCATGCAAGAACCAACACAAATCACAGGTTAGAATAAGATCATCGAAACTGAATTCTAAAcgtttaataaaatttacattgaaATGACTCCAAAAAACAAGTCCTTTACATACTCACAGGATTGTTATGAGGAAAAACTTACATATTCCATCATTTCAAATTGGTAAACTACATTGCTGTCAAACGCTGAGCGGGGTCCAGTGCGACTACAGTCAAAGTATTTCATTAATGCTGGATCATGGTCACCAACAATAGTGACAATTTCTCCTGTGTAACAATAGTGTTCCAAATAATTATTCAACATTTTTGTTGGCTCATTGCCAATAGCTCATAAGAAAGGTTCCTCCTAAATATAAGAGACCATGAACTcgcaaaaataaatatatctcagtcccattttatgttttttactaAATGAAATAAACTGACGAAAATGCaccaagacaaaaaataaaaattggcgTAACAAGTTAACAACTACAATAACATTACCTACACAGTTTCACCAACATTCTGgacaaacacaaacaacaaaaacaaatacacaaCATAGTAACTAAGATGGAGAAGAACAAGAAAACATGGTGAAAACGTAGAATATGATACCAGTGGCTTTGTGGCGTGGCCGTTGGACAATGCTGCGGAAAACAACACGAGGTTGAGTCTCTCCAGCCCATCTGATAATTCACCAAAAGTAGCCaacttttaaagttaaaatcaaCAACCCGGTCACGAGCTAATGTGAAAAACAAGTAAGCccaaaaataaagtttaaattttgtgaGGAAATTAGGGTTCGGGAAAATACCCAATACGGAAATAGGAGGCCCCATTGTCGATGACGATGGGAGTGGCGGAGCTGAAGAGGGTGTAATCAGATTGGCGCTGAATTTTGGAGATGAATGGCATTGTGTAAGTggaatagaagaagaagaagtgaccTTAATTCTGAGTGTTCCTGCAACTTGACAAACTTTGCAAATGGTGAACAACATAAGTACCAGACATGGTGAGCTCCGACCGATCCGGCTAACCCGAACCACAATACGGGTCGGGTGCAGTAGAAACGGTCCATTGAAGTTAAAAAAGTGttctttttcctctatttttgtTAAGCCATGCAATAAGGCAGTCTTCCTTTAGCAGCCATCTTGCCAATGCCaatatgtataatttattattataattaatcgTTATGAATGCAAAAAAAGTActcataataaatgaaataatattaaattgtataaataaagtttaacaataatatttttggaatttgtttcatgaataatttttttgtttgaaacattttttaataaaatgtttatattttacagaagcaataataaaatcatttttaaataataaaataaagcaaaagaataaaattgatggAAAATATATAGAATTGAAGTGTAAGGTTGTTCAATAGTAGGTACAGGttacaaaaaattaacattaacagTTAGTGAGAAAATTTAAGACTatacttattattaattttagttggAATGCTTTATAGTTAATTTTAAGTCTATAATAAgtatatcattaattttttatataattttttttttggtttagaaatttaatttataagaatattacattaagataaataaaaatattttgttcttccttcaattaataaacaaaaatatatttatcttaatataaGTACTGATATATTAGAATTCATTACAAAATACAAAGTCAAGAAGCAAATTTAAACCAGAATCATAAAACAAATGCAAGCGTAAAGGACTCATTCCAAAAGGTTTATTGTTCTTTCTAGGtcaaataataatgtttattctttttcaattttttttcataatggcATATAATCACATCATTAAGATTTAAAGATTGTTGTTCTAGACTTGTTCATTATAACAAGGGCTATCAGTCAAACTATATATGCTATGCTTTCACTTGTTTGATGCACATAAGGAAACCTTCAAACTTGAACACAGACACTTACTACAAGGTAATGAGTTCTCAACAAGTGACTGTTTGATTTCACCTACAGGTTGGTATACAATGAGTTTCTTTCAACACGAAGGCTCTGGAGATTTTTACCTTGGAATTGGAAAATCAGCTGAAACTTCAACTAATCCGAATTTTGGGATAGTCAATACAGACACGCCAACGATTCACCGTTCTCACAATCGATGAATTATGATCTGATATAAGAAATAGATTTTGAGACTAATTTAATCTCacatgaaacagaaaaaaatttcacTATCATATTCTTCTGTTGCTAGAAGACAAGTTAACAATAAGAATAGTATTATTACTACTACCTTCAACTTCATATTGCAAGATAGGTGCTTCGTGGAATGAACCAAAATGGATCTTTGAAGAGGATATTATGACAAAGCTTTGATCACCTCTCACACGTTCTTATGATGGGATGAAACTAGGGTTTGACAGAAAAACTGGTCAAAATTTGTCTATAACATCACGAAGAAGTGAAGAGACTTATTTGTGAGGGTCGCCCTTTCCCTTGAGCCCAACGAAACAATTATGGTGGAGAGGGAATATTTTTTGGAGTAGGGGGCAATGGAGCAATAGAAACTTTGCCAATCTAAAGTCCCCAGCTTACCAGAAGGACTTCGACTTTGATTACTATTTAGACAAAATGAAACCTATGTGTCATATCATGCAAGTTACATAGAACCTTCAGGTTCAATATAGGGCTGCGTTTCTGGTTCTTCTTTTTCATGCGTCAGTGTTTACATTCTATCTGGTTGTTCAATGACAAGTGTTCCCAAATGTATACATTATGATAGTTTGTACCGGGTAGCTGAATAGCTACGGATTAATTTCAGGGAAGAGTTTCAAATTTGATGAAAGTGATGAGAACCTCACAAATTTTGGATTGGTGGAAGAAGTGCTTGAATAATTGCTGTTATGAGGCTTACTCTTATGCTAAAGATGATGAAAGTGGCTGTGAGATACGGAGCAGAGACTCAAGCAAAATTTGTGGTCACTGCTATAATTTGACAGCTGGGTGGTGTCAGATACACTTTCTTGTTGCCAGAAAAAATGGTGAGTGCATATACTATAATAATCCTCCTACTTCTATGATTACTATGGTAATTAATATTGCTGTCCTACAAATGTATATGTTTGTGAAAAGTGTATAAGATTATCACACGTAAGAGATTAAAGTTTCAAAGTATTATAATACTTCGTTTGACCATCATTATTTAATGATGTTGGAATTCAATATTGTGAATATGTGAAACCTCGTGTCTGACGAGAATAGCCaacacatataaataaaaaagaactgGTAAAGCAGTAAAgttttaatgtttcaatttagcTTCATCGGATTTTATCTCACAGAAGCTCCAACGGGTTCCTACTGACGGTTCCAATTTTGTTAGAGATTCTAAGCGGAAAGAAAAATAGTAGTGATTATCCATTTAATCTTGTTTTTAATGTAAGTGTTGTGAAAGGCTGGAATCTATGAATGATAAAATTGCATGGCATTGGTTTGACATTTAACAAAGTGTGTTTAGGCATGGAATAGCTATGGAATGGAGAGTGAGATGAATGGATCATACTAATGATAATTGGATCAACCAAAGTAAACACAAATCAACCTAATGATAATCCAATTTCACATGCTAAAGTATATTTGGATAAGTCGAGTTTATAAATTTACTCCACGTTCGGGCtacacttaaaatatttttaaatgtattttatgcttttaattttgaaaaaaagttatgattatgtatgaaaaataataataataataataataatggataACCTTTAGCATTTATTGTACCTGCCTTCACATGCTCCCTTCTAAAgcattactatttttatttaacttttaggTTTATTTATGATTCTAAATCTCATTGACATTGTCTTCATTGTGTCTCGTGGCTTTCCCTTGATAAAATTCTTGGTAGATATACCAACAACCGACAATAATCAGTTATAATTTAAGAAACGTTAgtcagagaaagaaagaaagaaaaaagagatgagcattagataaaattatctcataaatatttttctaaaagaaatataagaagaaaatgtttatgCTTTGTAGATTTTTGACCCCGTCTATCTATATGTATATGTGCTAACTTCAGATTGTGCTAAGTGCAAGGAAAAATGGTTTTCACTTTGAGCAACAGAGTGCTATgcttcatcatcatcacttttacatgttttttgCAACTTGCAAAGCCTTCAAACTTGAGGGAAGACACGCTGCTCCAAGGCCATCCCCTTGCAGCAACCGACCGTTTGATTTCGCCTTCATCTTTATATACACTGCGTTTCTTTCAGCTTGATGATGGGTCTGAAGCTAGCACCAAATTCTACCTTGGCATATCAGCCAATAAGTACTATTACTATGTTTGGCTTGCCAACAGGGACAATCCAATCCACGATGATCCCGGAGTTCTCACCATTGATGAATATGGCAACCTCAAAATTGTGTCAAGTACTACCACTATGATGCTATATTCAGTTGAAGCAGAAAGTAACAAAAGTGTTAGAGCCTCTTTGCTAGATACAGGAAACTTTGTGCTTCATGAATTGAACTTAGATGGATCTGTGAAAAGGGTGTTATGGCAGAGCTTTGATTACCCCACAGACACTATTTTACCGGGGATGAAGCTTGGTTATGACAAGCACAGTGGCCACAAGTGGTCTCTAACAGCAAGGAGAAGTTACAAAACTCTTTGGTCAGGGTCTTTCTCTCTCAGCCTTGACCCCAAAATCAACCAATTGATTACTAGATGGAGAGGGGACATTATTTGGGCCAGTGGAGAGTGGAGAAATGGAAGTTTTAGCAACCTGATATCTTCATCACTTGACAGAGAGAAGTTCAACTTCACTTTCTTTTCAAACGAAAGTGTGACTTACTTTGAATATTCTCCAGTTTCTGGTTATCTGATCATGGGACCATTGGGTATAATCAATGCTACTGGTGTCTCTTACTCCTGTGTTGGCAGTGAGATTGTGCCTGGTTGTACAATGCCGCAGCCTCCCAAATGTAGGGAAGATGGTGATTTGTACTTGCCAAGTTGGAATAGTTTTGGAGCAATGTCAAGAAAAGGATACATATTTGATGAAAGAGAGAACATGACCATTTCTGATTGCTGGATGAGGTGTTTGAAAAATTGCTCCTGTGAGGCTTACACTTACGCATTCAAGGATGCAACTGGCTGTGAAATATGGAGCAGATACACATCACACTTTGTTGAGTCTAACTCCGGTGTTGGCCGtccaattttcttctttctcagcGAAACCAAAGCCAGTAAGTTCATACACACAGCAGTACGTAGTAGTTGTTTATTACATTTCACATATATATGTAGAATTAACAGTCTTCTTCTGATGCAGAAGGCAAGAAGAGGAGAATATGGATTGCTAGTGCTGCGGTTGGAGTTCTTCTCCTCATACTCTCATTCATTGCATCCTTTATCATGTTTgggagaaaacaaaaacaaagaggTTAATCTACATTGTTTGGAAATTCTGAATCATAAGATAGTATACATGAGAATTCAAAAAAGAGTATATATCTTTGAagttcttattattttttttttatgtatgatcAAATATATACAGTTGAAAATCGTAAGAAGCGAACAAATGTATTCTCTGACATTGGAGAAAATACTGAAATTTCTAATGCATGCgatgaaggaagagaagaatgGAATGAGAAGAGGACAGGCAGTGATACACATAAATTCGACTTTATAACCATTCTTCAGGCAACGGACAATTTCTCTTTGGCTAATAAGATTGGAGAGGGTGGTTTTGGACCTGTTTACAAGGTAATCAGTTCGCTTAAGGTTactataaaactattttacacATATTTCTTAAATCCTTTTATATGcacatttaaaaaattctcttcaaaatttaaaatttcggAAATCGGTGATTTATAACcaactcaaataaataaaatatatagtcTATATACTAAAAGTCTTTATAgacaaaactatatttattaaaaagaaagcaTTAGTACTAGTATTGTCCCTCATCTTGACCAACtatcttattaaaatataatttttttctttaatttatttaatcaacCGTGTAATTTATCATGGTATTACACTATGTGAATTGGTATACTATATGACTATTTTTTTGGGATTTGGTGAATacttgataaataaataaggaaatttgtattttcttagGGGAAATTGGCAAATGGTGAAGAAATAGCTATAAAGAGACTTTCAAAAAGCTCGGGACAAGGATTGGTAGAGTTCAGAAATGAAGCTATGGTGATTGTGAAACTGCAGCACACTAACCTAGTGAGGCTTTTAGGATTTTGCATTGACAGAGAAGAAAGAATATTAGTCTATGAATACATGGCCAACAAAAGTTTGAATTTATACCTTTTCGGTATGAAAAATATTCTCATCTAATATGCTTAGTCATTTTCAATAACATATTCAAGACTTtgatcttttttattaattgttcaTTGTGGTTTTCTTCTAAATAGATGCCAACAAAAGAAGTGTGTTAGATTGGAAGATAAGGTACAAAATAATAGAAGGAATTGCTCAGGGACTTGTGTATTTACATCAATATTCAAGATTAAAAGTGATACACAGAGATTTGAAGAGTAGTAATATTTTGTTGGACAATGAGTTAAATCCAAAAATATCTGATTTTGGAATGGCTCGGATACTTAAATGGACAATATtagaagagaaaacaaataGAGTGGTTGGAACATAGTAagtatttatgtaattaaattttttttgacatATTGTGTaagtttttaacatttttacaGTGGTTATATGCCTCCAGAATATGCTCTGAGTGGAGTTATCTCAACAAAAACAGACGTATACAGCTTTGGCGTATTACTCTTAGAGATTGTGActggaaagaaaaatattagtgAGGATTTTTCGCTGAATCTGATAGGATATGTAAGTTACGTACCCTAAATGAGTAAAGGATGCAGTTAAAATTTAAGAGGGTAcgtaatatataatttgttgtttCAGGCATGGCAATTATGGAATGAAGGAGAAGCTCTAAAGCTGATTGACAAAATGGTGAATGGTTCATGCCATCAGATACAAGTTATACGATGCATTCATATAGGTTTGTTGTGCACTCAAGACAAAGCAAAGGATAGACCAAGTATGCTTGAggtcatttcttttatttcaaatgaaaattgtGAATTACCTTCACCTATACAACCACCACTTTATACCATCAAAACTCTCAAGGAGACAGACCAACATAAATATTACTCCAATAATGACATCACCATGTCAATCATATCTGCCAGATAACTTATTTACAAATTCTCAATGTATACTTTCTTACTCACTCTCTTCAATAATGTTCTCATTTTAATCTAAATGTGACATTTATTGGAAGTTATTAGGCACAAGATAAATCAAAGTCTTTTATATTGTATTCTATTTTACATTTAACatcctaaaaattatattattatgtacTTTATTTAACatcctaaaaattatattattatgtacTTTATGTGACATctcaaatattatatagacatacatataataggattcagctattatAGTACGAGAAAACAGTTAAGAGTTAATATAGGACAGTATTAAGCATACAATCATCCAAAAATATggctgaaatttaaaatttgatacaagtttAATAATTCTCCAAAATATATGACCAACTAAAGATTTAAGGATGCCTAAAGATTGTTTCCAAAAATATAGAACATTGTCAAAACAAAAGCTAGAAAAGGTCCTAAGAACTTGAAGCTGTGACTTCTTCGTTCTCCAATGCTCACTCCAAGGGTACATCATCAGCTACttctcacatccaaaggattggataatcatcgcaagggggaaaggcaagcacatacaacaaacaaatacaagggtaagctaggtataataaaataaaacatgttatcaatcaagtatttcaagcatgtaatgacaataatacaacacaaactgtaaataaatgcatttgattgataccaatgacagaccacgtgatttgaccgtccggactaatatgaaatgtcgagttccagaggtttgtgcacttgtggtggctctactactttgcaaagccattgccgaggggttttacccgaccacacacaagtgtaagtccaaccaaactcatcttggcccatataaaatggagacacccaagactaggacctcctccTATCActacatgactcatcactctctaattgagcatggatggtcattagaatgtcaaggtaaaccccatcctgaactccggccattcataTGGTCAATCACGACAAACTATagtggcaccaccatgtaacctcccttgaggatcatggaattacgtccaataacatacttttactttgaaacttaactCAACACATGAACCACCAAAATACCATGACATTATCTCACCGAATCAATATAAAACCATGTACATGTAACCCTTCAACTTTACattgcatacaaacatatatataacattaatttcacTTCAAAAAAAACCACAAACGATCCAAAATCCAATGAACTCATAATTAGACAAGgaaatgactttgaaaccatcaccaacagttccagaagggtctaaaacccccagaacgacctaaagaacgtccaaaacggacgtccggaacCCCCTAAACTATCAAAAGTAAAAGCAACAGCAGAAAAGGACGCCCAgcgccctttaggggcgcccgggcgccataaTTCTGGCAAATGCcgaatcaaagggcgccca
The sequence above is drawn from the Vigna radiata var. radiata cultivar VC1973A chromosome 3, Vradiata_ver6, whole genome shotgun sequence genome and encodes:
- the LOC106757008 gene encoding G-type lectin S-receptor-like serine/threonine-protein kinase CES101 isoform X2, whose protein sequence is MVFTLSNRVLCFIIITFTCFLQLAKPSNLREDTLLQGHPLAATDRLISPSSLYTLRFFQLDDGSEASTKFYLGISANKYYYYVWLANRDNPIHDDPGVLTIDEYGNLKIVSSTTTMMLYSVEAESNKSVRASLLDTGNFVLHELNLDGSVKRVLWQSFDYPTDTILPGMKLGYDKHSGHKWSLTARRSYKTLWSGSFSLSLDPKINQLITRWRGDIIWASGEWRNGSFSNLISSSLDREKFNFTFFSNESVTYFEYSPVSGYLIMGPLGIINATGVSYSCVGSEIVPGCTMPQPPKCREDGDLYLPSWNSFGAMSRKGYIFDERENMTISDCWMRCLKNCSCEAYTYAFKDATGCEIWSRYTSHFVESNSGVGRPIFFFLSETKASKKRRIWIASAAVGVLLLILSFIASFIMFGRKQKQRVENRKKRTNVFSDIGENTEISNACDEGREEWNEKRTGSDTHKFDFITILQATDNFSLANKIGEGGFGPVYKGKLANGEEIAIKRLSKSSGQGLVEFRNEAMVIVKLQHTNLVRLLGFCIDREERILVYEYMANKSLNLYLFDANKRSVLDWKIRYKIIEGIAQGLVYLHQYSRLKVIHRDLKSSNILLDNELNPKISDFGMARILKWTILEEKTNRVVGTYGYMPPEYALSGVISTKTDVYSFGVLLLEIVTGKKNISEDFSLNLIGYAWQLWNEGEALKLIDKMVNGSCHQIQVIRCIHIGLLCTQDKAKDRPSMLEVISFISNENCELPSPIQPPLYTIKTLKETDQHKYYSNNDITMSIISAR
- the LOC106757008 gene encoding G-type lectin S-receptor-like serine/threonine-protein kinase CES101 isoform X1, whose product is MVFTLSNRVLCFIIITFTCFLQLAKPSNLREDTLLQGHPLAATDRLISPSSLYTLRFFQLDDGSEASTKFYLGISANKYYYYVWLANRDNPIHDDPGVLTIDEYGNLKIVSSTTTMMLYSVEAESNKSVRASLLDTGNFVLHELNLDGSVKRVLWQSFDYPTDTILPGMKLGYDKHSGHKWSLTARRSYKTLWSGSFSLSLDPKINQLITRWRGDIIWASGEWRNGSFSNLISSSLDREKFNFTFFSNESVTYFEYSPVSGYLIMGPLGIINATGVSYSCVGSEIVPGCTMPQPPKCREDGDLYLPSWNSFGAMSRKGYIFDERENMTISDCWMRCLKNCSCEAYTYAFKDATGCEIWSRYTSHFVESNSGVGRPIFFFLSETKAKGKKRRIWIASAAVGVLLLILSFIASFIMFGRKQKQRVENRKKRTNVFSDIGENTEISNACDEGREEWNEKRTGSDTHKFDFITILQATDNFSLANKIGEGGFGPVYKGKLANGEEIAIKRLSKSSGQGLVEFRNEAMVIVKLQHTNLVRLLGFCIDREERILVYEYMANKSLNLYLFDANKRSVLDWKIRYKIIEGIAQGLVYLHQYSRLKVIHRDLKSSNILLDNELNPKISDFGMARILKWTILEEKTNRVVGTYGYMPPEYALSGVISTKTDVYSFGVLLLEIVTGKKNISEDFSLNLIGYAWQLWNEGEALKLIDKMVNGSCHQIQVIRCIHIGLLCTQDKAKDRPSMLEVISFISNENCELPSPIQPPLYTIKTLKETDQHKYYSNNDITMSIISAR
- the LOC106757008 gene encoding G-type lectin S-receptor-like serine/threonine-protein kinase CES101 isoform X3; this encodes MVFTLSNRVLCFIIITFTCFLQLAKPSNLREDTLLQGHPLAATDRLISPSSLYTLRFFQLDDGSEASTKFYLGISANKYYYYVWLANRDNPIHDDPGVLTIDEYGNLKIVSSTTTMMLYSVEAESNKSVRASLLDTGNFVLHELNLDGSVKRVLWQSFDYPTDTILPGMKLGYDKHSGHKWSLTARRSYKTLWSGSFSLSLDPKINQLITRWRGDIIWASGEWRNGSFSNLISSSLDREKFNFTFFSNESVTYFEYSPVSGYLIMGPLGIINATGVSYSCVGSEIVPGCTMPQPPKCREDGDLYLPSWNSFGAMSRKGYIFDERENMTISDCWMRCLKNCSCEAYTYAFKDATGCEIWSRYTSHFVESNSGVGRPIFFFLSETKAKGKKRRIWIASAAVGVLLLILSFIASFIMFGRKQKQRVENRKKRTNVFSDIGENTEISNACDEGREEWNEKRTGSDTHKFDFITILQATDNFSLANKIGEGGFGPVYKGKLANGEEIAIKRLSKSSGQGLVEFRNEAMVIVKLQHTNLVRLLGFCIDREERILVYEYMANKSLNLYLFDANKRSVLDWKIRYKIIEGIAQGLVYLHQYSRLKVIHRDLKSSNILLDNELNPKISDFGMARILKWTILEEKTNRVVGT
- the LOC106757008 gene encoding G-type lectin S-receptor-like serine/threonine-protein kinase CES101 isoform X4, giving the protein MVFTLSNRVLCFIIITFTCFLQLAKPSNLREDTLLQGHPLAATDRLISPSSLYTLRFFQLDDGSEASTKFYLGISANKYYYYVWLANRDNPIHDDPGVLTIDEYGNLKIVSSTTTMMLYSVEAESNKSVRASLLDTGNFVLHELNLDGSVKRVLWQSFDYPTDTILPGMKLGYDKHSGHKWSLTARRSYKTLWSGSFSLSLDPKINQLITRWRGDIIWASGEWRNGSFSNLISSSLDREKFNFTFFSNESVTYFEYSPVSGYLIMGPLGIINATGVSYSCVGSEIVPGCTMPQPPKCREDGDLYLPSWNSFGAMSRKGYIFDERENMTISDCWMRCLKNCSCEAYTYAFKDATGCEIWSRYTSHFVESNSGVGRPIFFFLSETKAKGKKRRIWIASAAVGVLLLILSFIASFIMFGRKQKQRVENRKKRTNVFSDIGENTEISNACDEGREEWNEKRTGSDTHKFDFITILQATDNFSLANKIGEGGFGPVYKGKLANGEEIAIKRLSKSSGQGLVEFRNEAMVIVKLQHTNLVRLLGFCIDREERILVYEYMANKSLNLYLFVVICLQNML